The following proteins come from a genomic window of Mauremys mutica isolate MM-2020 ecotype Southern chromosome 7, ASM2049712v1, whole genome shotgun sequence:
- the C7H11orf86 gene encoding uncharacterized protein C11orf86 homolog isoform X1, protein MAHGRSFRRAYSLRTPKSPSLLDSTYGPLEEKTENSDKAKQRAKRRAVSLRGWKSGMEESPAERTPTPGEMPHSLSLDDGELLIGEAQSKGSHRMKQCKKQVDRALRRGWETFVANLYSVTLSRPAAPSEAAPSLMRTC, encoded by the exons ATGGCCCATGGCAGGAGCTTCCGGAGAGCATACTCCCTCCGCACCCCCAAATCCCCCAGCCTCCTGGATTCCACCTATGGCCCGCTGGAGGAGAAGACAGAGAACTCGGACAAGGCTAAGCAGAGGGCAAAGAGGAGAGCTGTGAGCCTGAGGGGGTGGAAAAGTGGGATGGAAGAGTCCCCAGCTGAGaggacccccaccccaggggagatGCCTCACTCATTAAGCCTCGATGATGGGGAGCTGCTGATTGGCGAGGCTCAGAGCAAGGGCTCTCACAGGATGAAGCAGTGCAAGAAG CAGGTGGACCGAGCCCTCCGCAGAGGCTGGGAGACCTTCGTGGCTAACCTGTACAGCGTGACGCTGAGCCGCCCGGCTGCCCCCTCCGAGGCCGCCCCGTCGCTGATGAGAACGTGTTGA
- the C7H11orf86 gene encoding uncharacterized protein C11orf86 homolog isoform X2, which translates to MAHGRSFRRAYSLRTPKSPSLLDSTYGPLEEKTENSDKAKQRAKRRAVSLRGWKSGMEESPAERTPTPGEMPHSLSLDDGELLIGEAQSKGSHRMKQCKKVDRALRRGWETFVANLYSVTLSRPAAPSEAAPSLMRTC; encoded by the exons ATGGCCCATGGCAGGAGCTTCCGGAGAGCATACTCCCTCCGCACCCCCAAATCCCCCAGCCTCCTGGATTCCACCTATGGCCCGCTGGAGGAGAAGACAGAGAACTCGGACAAGGCTAAGCAGAGGGCAAAGAGGAGAGCTGTGAGCCTGAGGGGGTGGAAAAGTGGGATGGAAGAGTCCCCAGCTGAGaggacccccaccccaggggagatGCCTCACTCATTAAGCCTCGATGATGGGGAGCTGCTGATTGGCGAGGCTCAGAGCAAGGGCTCTCACAGGATGAAGCAGTGCAAGAAG GTGGACCGAGCCCTCCGCAGAGGCTGGGAGACCTTCGTGGCTAACCTGTACAGCGTGACGCTGAGCCGCCCGGCTGCCCCCTCCGAGGCCGCCCCGTCGCTGATGAGAACGTGTTGA